One genomic region from Arthrobacter pigmenti encodes:
- a CDS encoding sugar ABC transporter ATP-binding protein, with product MHNGYAETTELSQAKEPVISVRGVTKIYPGVVALSGIDIDLRPGEIHALLGENGAGKSTLINILSGTVAPTEGTITVGGTAARITSPRRSQELGIATVHQEQSLAPNLNGIENIFLGREMISGKSRFAGVLNEKGMRKRVLDLAHEFGLSDRDLGVPVEALGALKQHVVQILKALTFNTQVLILDEPTSGLADHERGTLFSYMRQLRQRGISLLWVTHRLDELFGLADTVTVFRDGKLVANADPATESADSLVRMMVGRNVLSASNDDDAGRSQRGRRFRGAEEEVIRLVSVSRQPLLHDISLHVNRGEILGLAGIAGAGRTETARVILGADRLDSGKILIKSNAVSIRSPKDARAHGIAYVPEERKTHAILDDFSIKRNITISDLHRTASAGLLLNGRRETTTAKEYVADLGIKTSSVHEKIRNLSGGNQQKVVIARCLFTQPDLIIFDEPTQGIDVGAKAEVYRLIYEFVDQGGAAIVISSDLPELIRVSDRVAVMREGSIVGHLEGTGRDEAASETSELGEHIISLATRGGAAA from the coding sequence ATGCACAACGGATACGCGGAAACAACCGAACTATCGCAGGCGAAGGAGCCCGTAATTTCGGTGCGCGGCGTAACGAAGATTTATCCAGGGGTTGTCGCCCTTTCCGGCATCGACATAGACCTCCGGCCAGGTGAAATTCATGCCCTACTTGGCGAAAACGGTGCCGGAAAATCCACCCTGATCAACATCCTCTCCGGTACGGTCGCCCCCACCGAGGGCACCATCACGGTCGGGGGAACTGCCGCGAGGATCACCTCGCCGCGCAGGTCACAGGAGTTGGGGATTGCAACCGTCCACCAGGAACAGTCGCTGGCCCCCAATCTCAACGGCATCGAGAACATCTTCCTGGGTCGCGAAATGATCTCTGGAAAGAGCAGGTTCGCGGGCGTGCTGAACGAGAAGGGTATGCGTAAGCGGGTTCTGGACCTGGCTCACGAGTTCGGGTTGTCGGATCGGGATTTGGGCGTTCCCGTCGAGGCCTTGGGCGCGTTGAAGCAGCACGTGGTCCAGATCCTTAAGGCGCTCACCTTCAACACCCAGGTGCTGATTCTCGATGAGCCCACCTCCGGCTTAGCCGACCACGAGCGCGGCACACTGTTCTCCTATATGCGCCAACTCCGCCAGCGCGGCATCTCACTGCTGTGGGTCACGCATCGGCTGGACGAGCTGTTCGGTCTCGCGGACACTGTCACCGTGTTCCGCGACGGAAAGCTGGTCGCCAATGCGGATCCTGCAACGGAATCAGCGGATTCGTTGGTGCGCATGATGGTGGGCCGCAACGTTCTTTCAGCATCCAACGACGACGACGCCGGCAGATCCCAGCGTGGGCGCAGGTTCAGGGGCGCTGAGGAGGAGGTCATTCGACTCGTATCGGTCTCCCGCCAACCGTTGCTCCACGACATCAGCCTTCACGTCAACCGCGGTGAGATCCTGGGGCTGGCCGGCATTGCCGGAGCTGGCCGCACCGAAACCGCCCGGGTGATTCTTGGCGCAGATCGCCTCGACTCGGGAAAGATCCTCATCAAATCGAATGCGGTCTCCATCCGCTCACCCAAGGATGCGCGGGCACACGGGATCGCCTACGTGCCCGAAGAGCGCAAAACCCACGCCATCCTGGACGACTTCTCAATCAAGCGGAACATCACCATTTCCGACCTCCACCGGACAGCGTCCGCCGGGCTGCTCCTGAACGGACGCCGCGAAACGACCACAGCAAAGGAGTATGTCGCAGACCTGGGTATCAAGACCAGTTCCGTCCACGAGAAGATCCGCAATTTGAGCGGCGGCAACCAGCAGAAGGTGGTCATTGCCCGGTGTCTCTTCACCCAGCCGGACCTCATCATCTTCGATGAGCCCACTCAGGGGATTGATGTCGGCGCCAAAGCCGAGGTGTACCGGCTCATCTATGAGTTTGTAGATCAGGGCGGTGCGGCCATTGTCATCAGCTCCGACCTACCTGAATTGATCCGGGTCTCGGACCGCGTCGCAGTCATGCGAGAGGGGTCCATTGTGGGTCATTTGGAGGGAACGGGCCGCGACGAGGCGGCGTCTGAAACCAGTGAACTTGGAGAGCACATTATCTCACTCGCCACCCGAGGAGGAGCGGCAGCATGA
- a CDS encoding gluconate 2-dehydrogenase subunit 3 family protein has translation MTLKSDWEIAGEPVDPDSTERLFFTQHEWDTVEAATARIMPTDHDPGAREARVVVFIDRYVSGIDYVFAAADGSGFLKMSGRAADAWRGRQFRMQALYRRGVTELDALAREVGGKSFVDLTDDQQDEVFIRMSGAPKPAKVTHGTKEPVTTFLQGSFDEDLPFFETLCLHTRQGFYSDPVYGGNKDQMGWKVIGFPGPKSLKDTMDGTYDTTEYFHQDDYDWYDLIPHLRVSMPRAE, from the coding sequence ATGACTCTTAAATCAGATTGGGAGATTGCTGGCGAACCGGTGGATCCAGACTCGACCGAACGATTGTTCTTCACTCAACACGAGTGGGACACGGTTGAAGCGGCCACCGCAAGGATAATGCCCACCGATCACGATCCGGGCGCTAGGGAGGCTCGCGTGGTGGTGTTCATTGACCGCTACGTGTCAGGGATCGATTACGTGTTTGCCGCGGCGGACGGATCGGGCTTCCTCAAAATGTCGGGCAGGGCGGCTGATGCGTGGCGTGGACGGCAGTTCAGGATGCAGGCACTGTACCGCAGGGGAGTCACGGAGCTTGACGCTCTCGCGCGGGAAGTTGGTGGGAAGTCCTTCGTGGATCTCACTGACGATCAGCAGGATGAGGTGTTTATCCGGATGTCCGGGGCACCGAAGCCCGCCAAGGTCACCCACGGCACCAAGGAACCCGTTACCACCTTCCTGCAGGGCAGCTTCGACGAGGACCTGCCCTTCTTTGAGACGCTTTGCCTCCATACCAGGCAGGGCTTCTACAGCGATCCCGTCTATGGGGGAAACAAGGACCAGATGGGATGGAAGGTCATTGGCTTCCCTGGCCCGAAGTCCCTCAAAGACACCATGGATGGCACGTACGACACCACAGAGTACTTTCACCAGGACGATTACGACTGGTATGACCTCATTCCGCATCTGAGGGTCTCAATGCCCCGTGCGGAGTAA
- a CDS encoding GMC oxidoreductase, translating into MATKKKPDAVDAVIVGLGANGGTAAKVLSEAGLKVVGFDRGPWLRAHEHFSGDELKFVNRNYMWPDPALFPRTLRYSEDEEAQRFAFSPLPQMVGGGTNHWAGWVPRPRESDFMLRSLHGDVDGMSLADWPFRYEHLEPYLTKVEWAFGVSGIAGADKYEPYRSKGYPSPPLRPTRYGKRFYDACNKMGINAFPIPHAMVTNNHNGRDPFNKTSFWNQYGDPSGARSNILTTFIPEAVATGNFEVRAESFVSRVKMGKNGKASGVVYTDPEGNEVEQDAKVVILALGAIESARLLLLSRTPDHPDGLANSSGLVGKNATFHEYLFAVGLFDNEIDEPLNGFAGNYISGGSLEFYETDENRGHLGGCIISASQTCHPINWVFPGRPTWGEALKDADRNYYNYAMKIGLILHDMPVESNRVDLDPTVKDAWGLPVARITHKPHANDIAMGKWQVDKNAEILEAAGARKTVPVYLDKMTGNTCHQHGTARMGFDAAKSVLNEWGQAHDVENLFVVDGSGFPTSTGVNPTLTMMANAWRCSDYIANTYSKGRVERLKPLVAS; encoded by the coding sequence GTGGCTACAAAGAAGAAGCCTGATGCAGTCGACGCGGTGATCGTGGGACTGGGTGCTAATGGAGGCACGGCGGCGAAGGTCTTGAGCGAGGCCGGCCTGAAGGTCGTGGGATTCGACCGGGGACCATGGCTCCGCGCTCATGAGCACTTTTCGGGTGACGAGCTGAAGTTCGTCAACCGCAATTACATGTGGCCGGATCCGGCCCTGTTTCCCCGTACCCTCCGATATTCGGAGGATGAGGAAGCCCAGCGCTTTGCCTTTTCTCCCCTCCCCCAAATGGTAGGTGGAGGAACCAACCACTGGGCAGGCTGGGTACCCAGGCCTCGCGAGTCGGACTTCATGCTGCGTTCCCTCCATGGCGACGTCGATGGCATGTCCCTTGCCGACTGGCCGTTCCGCTACGAGCACCTCGAGCCGTACCTAACCAAGGTGGAGTGGGCCTTCGGAGTTTCGGGCATCGCGGGCGCCGACAAGTATGAACCGTACCGTTCCAAAGGATACCCAAGTCCGCCGCTGCGGCCAACCCGCTATGGCAAGCGGTTTTACGACGCCTGCAACAAGATGGGCATCAATGCGTTCCCGATCCCGCACGCCATGGTCACCAACAACCACAACGGCCGTGATCCATTCAACAAGACCAGTTTCTGGAACCAGTATGGCGATCCCTCTGGGGCCCGTTCCAACATCCTGACCACGTTCATCCCGGAAGCTGTCGCAACCGGCAACTTTGAAGTCCGCGCCGAGAGCTTCGTCAGCCGGGTCAAGATGGGCAAAAACGGGAAGGCTTCCGGTGTGGTGTACACCGATCCCGAAGGCAATGAGGTGGAACAGGACGCCAAGGTTGTCATTCTCGCTCTCGGCGCCATCGAATCGGCACGGTTGCTATTGCTCTCGCGCACTCCGGACCACCCGGACGGCCTTGCCAACTCATCAGGCCTGGTGGGCAAGAACGCCACCTTCCATGAGTACTTGTTCGCGGTGGGACTTTTCGATAATGAGATCGACGAGCCACTCAACGGCTTCGCCGGAAACTACATCTCCGGCGGCTCCCTCGAGTTCTACGAAACGGACGAGAATCGCGGCCACCTCGGAGGGTGCATTATCTCGGCATCCCAGACATGTCATCCGATCAACTGGGTGTTCCCGGGAAGGCCAACTTGGGGCGAAGCCCTGAAGGATGCGGACCGGAACTACTACAACTACGCGATGAAAATCGGCTTGATTCTGCATGATATGCCGGTTGAATCCAACCGCGTGGACCTTGACCCAACCGTCAAGGACGCGTGGGGACTGCCCGTTGCCCGGATCACCCACAAGCCGCATGCCAACGACATTGCGATGGGCAAGTGGCAGGTGGACAAAAACGCGGAGATCCTCGAGGCCGCCGGGGCACGCAAGACCGTCCCGGTTTACCTGGACAAAATGACCGGCAACACCTGCCACCAACACGGAACCGCCCGTATGGGCTTCGATGCTGCCAAGAGTGTGCTGAATGAGTGGGGACAGGCGCACGACGTCGAAAACCTCTTCGTGGTGGACGGCTCCGGCTTCCCGACCTCAACCGGTGTAAACCCGACGCTGACGATGATGGCCAACGCGTGGCGCTGCTCGGATTACATTGCGAATACGTACTCCAAGGGCCGCGTTGAGCGCCTCAAACCGCTGGTCGCATCCTAA
- a CDS encoding sugar ABC transporter substrate-binding protein, which translates to MGSNPQEENTQSGSTRRQMLGAGALLGSIGLLSACTTPPGQSANGGNGAVSGGGQEGTPEYTEAIRALVNGRELQVGFTPPVLSEYYTQMENSAFIRMSELEDLYGVKWRWEKSSPTGNFNAVEQQISTVQSWATRGLDVVFICTGANFATMQGVYQDAQAAGTSIFQFNQPVELYPEEELQAVSNIGYDNRWQSGYPAFKFIADTLGGTGRVIQILGPAGSDWRRSRLIGIDKALAENPGIEVVGTADGGYLRAQGLSAAQDLLTRFPDIDAIYGENEDMALGASQAVDAAGLKQWDGTEGIVIVGADGLLSGMDSIRNGKLTASVDVNSVDNGRRMIDVAFQSIVLGNNVPKISNITTHLVTKDNVDAYEAYINGVMSPPRTY; encoded by the coding sequence ATGGGAAGCAACCCCCAGGAAGAGAACACCCAATCCGGCTCCACCCGCAGGCAGATGCTGGGCGCCGGCGCGCTGCTCGGTTCAATCGGCCTGCTCAGCGCGTGCACCACCCCTCCAGGTCAATCCGCGAATGGCGGAAACGGCGCGGTGTCCGGAGGTGGACAGGAGGGAACACCTGAATACACCGAAGCCATCCGCGCCCTTGTCAACGGGCGGGAGCTGCAGGTCGGCTTTACACCGCCGGTGCTGTCGGAGTACTACACGCAAATGGAAAACTCCGCCTTTATCCGCATGTCGGAGCTGGAGGACCTGTACGGCGTGAAGTGGAGGTGGGAAAAGTCCTCACCCACCGGCAACTTCAATGCAGTGGAGCAGCAGATCAGCACTGTCCAAAGTTGGGCCACCCGCGGCCTTGACGTTGTCTTCATTTGCACGGGCGCCAATTTTGCCACAATGCAAGGCGTGTATCAGGACGCGCAGGCGGCCGGCACCTCTATTTTCCAGTTCAATCAGCCCGTGGAGCTCTACCCCGAGGAGGAACTCCAAGCCGTTTCAAACATCGGGTACGACAACCGTTGGCAGTCGGGCTACCCTGCCTTCAAATTCATCGCCGACACACTCGGTGGAACCGGACGCGTTATCCAGATCCTCGGGCCGGCCGGCTCCGACTGGCGCCGCTCTCGGCTGATCGGCATTGACAAGGCACTTGCGGAAAACCCTGGCATTGAAGTGGTGGGAACCGCCGACGGCGGCTACTTGCGTGCCCAAGGCCTCTCGGCCGCGCAGGACCTGCTCACCCGCTTCCCCGACATCGACGCGATCTACGGGGAAAATGAGGACATGGCCCTTGGCGCCTCGCAGGCTGTTGACGCCGCAGGATTGAAGCAATGGGACGGCACCGAGGGCATCGTGATTGTAGGTGCCGACGGCCTGCTCTCCGGCATGGACTCAATCCGGAATGGGAAACTGACCGCATCGGTTGACGTCAATTCCGTAGATAACGGACGGCGTATGATCGACGTGGCCTTCCAGTCCATAGTGCTCGGCAACAACGTACCCAAGATTTCCAACATCACCACCCATCTGGTGACCAAGGACAACGTGGACGCGTATGAGGCGTACATCAACGGAGTTATGTCCCCACCCAGGACCTACTAA
- a CDS encoding ABC transporter permease, with protein sequence MNNLKRLIAALSIDGVAVLIAFLIMCVYFTVVSPFFLTPDNIHNTLVESLFIVMLAAGMTYVIISGGFDLSVGSNIGLSAAVALFTSMNGAPVVIAALAGIGTGLAFGVVNGYFIARVGLSDFIVTLATLSLGAGLLQVFTASTQLTGTSDPAFPLLTDASIFGIPMGVVITAAALLLLELVLVKTPFGRSIYAAGVNSNAAYLAGVGVRSIKFYVFVISGVVGGLAGVLLASHLNSVQPGLGSGYELQAIAACVVGGVALSGGRGSIWRAAVGAFFLSVLSRGLQLIGVDPLWFSIVTGAAIVAAVAFDRGAQRLLQSRFTRPASTPSGSPVPTRSEV encoded by the coding sequence ATGAACAATCTCAAGCGCCTAATCGCTGCGCTTTCAATCGACGGGGTGGCAGTGCTGATCGCCTTCCTGATCATGTGTGTCTACTTCACCGTGGTGTCACCGTTCTTTCTGACCCCCGACAACATTCACAACACGCTGGTGGAATCACTCTTCATTGTCATGCTGGCTGCGGGAATGACCTACGTGATCATCAGCGGAGGTTTTGACCTATCCGTGGGCTCGAACATCGGCCTCAGCGCCGCCGTTGCGCTCTTTACGTCCATGAACGGCGCGCCCGTAGTTATCGCCGCCCTGGCGGGCATAGGCACCGGACTGGCTTTCGGCGTCGTCAATGGGTATTTCATTGCCCGCGTGGGTCTAAGTGACTTCATTGTCACCCTCGCCACACTGAGTCTTGGCGCAGGGCTGCTGCAGGTGTTCACCGCGAGCACACAGTTAACCGGCACCAGCGACCCTGCGTTCCCGCTGCTGACGGATGCCTCGATTTTCGGCATACCCATGGGCGTGGTAATCACCGCCGCTGCGCTGCTCCTCTTGGAGCTTGTGCTCGTCAAGACTCCGTTTGGCCGATCCATCTACGCGGCGGGCGTGAACTCAAACGCCGCATACCTCGCCGGCGTGGGCGTTCGAAGCATCAAGTTCTATGTATTCGTCATCTCGGGAGTAGTTGGCGGACTCGCTGGAGTACTGCTGGCCTCGCACCTCAATTCCGTGCAGCCGGGGCTTGGATCGGGGTACGAACTACAGGCAATCGCCGCCTGCGTGGTTGGCGGAGTGGCGCTGAGCGGCGGTCGTGGCAGCATCTGGCGCGCCGCCGTCGGAGCCTTCTTCCTTTCCGTCCTCAGCAGGGGACTTCAGCTCATTGGCGTTGATCCGCTCTGGTTCTCCATTGTCACAGGAGCCGCGATTGTTGCGGCCGTAGCGTTCGACCGAGGCGCCCAACGGCTTCTGCAGTCGCGCTTCACTCGACCCGCGAGCACGCCGTCAGGCTCCCCCGTTCCCACCCGCAGCGAGGTATGA
- a CDS encoding dihydroxyacetone kinase subunit DhaK, with product MKKFMNQPATVVDDYLRGLAGAHRSIVEWDSENRVLQRRDGPSKAKVGLVGGGGSGCEPTHTGFVGYGMLDAAAPGQIFTSPGPNQIVAATRRANQGKGVLHVIKNFTGEVMNFGMAEEILYFEDIDVAQVIVNDDVSIPDDGETAGRRGLGATVFVEKIAGAAAEQGYDLASVKALAERVIARSGTFSVGLSSCTSPARGKPVYELGDAEMDLGIGISGEPGRERVPLGTAQETADIMANEVLSDLAPPQGAELLMLVNGMGGTPHQELYLLAGELAEAAISRGFSVERQLVGSFVTSLDQAGAAVTFLQLDDELKRLWDAPVETVALRWGR from the coding sequence ATGAAGAAGTTTATGAACCAGCCCGCCACAGTGGTGGACGACTATTTGCGCGGACTTGCTGGAGCGCACCGTTCCATCGTTGAGTGGGATTCCGAAAACCGGGTGCTTCAGCGTCGGGACGGCCCCTCAAAAGCGAAGGTGGGCCTCGTGGGAGGCGGAGGGTCGGGCTGTGAACCAACCCATACCGGTTTTGTAGGCTACGGAATGCTCGACGCCGCTGCCCCCGGTCAAATATTCACCTCACCCGGTCCAAACCAGATTGTCGCCGCGACGCGAAGGGCAAATCAGGGCAAAGGGGTGCTGCACGTCATCAAGAACTTCACGGGTGAGGTGATGAACTTCGGAATGGCCGAAGAGATCCTTTACTTCGAAGACATTGATGTGGCGCAGGTGATCGTCAATGATGACGTCTCCATTCCTGACGATGGCGAAACCGCCGGTAGGAGAGGGCTCGGCGCCACCGTATTCGTCGAGAAGATCGCCGGTGCAGCCGCCGAACAGGGGTACGACCTGGCTTCCGTTAAGGCGCTGGCGGAGCGCGTTATCGCCCGATCCGGAACGTTCAGTGTTGGGTTGTCGTCCTGCACCTCTCCGGCAAGGGGGAAGCCGGTCTACGAACTGGGGGATGCTGAGATGGACCTCGGGATTGGAATCAGCGGCGAACCCGGACGCGAGCGGGTACCTCTCGGGACGGCCCAAGAGACAGCCGACATCATGGCCAACGAGGTCCTTTCGGATCTCGCACCGCCGCAGGGTGCGGAGCTGCTCATGTTGGTGAATGGCATGGGTGGAACGCCACACCAGGAGCTGTATCTGCTTGCCGGGGAGCTCGCGGAGGCCGCGATTTCCCGCGGTTTCTCCGTTGAGCGCCAATTGGTGGGCAGCTTTGTCACTTCTCTTGACCAGGCTGGGGCAGCGGTGACCTTCCTTCAGCTTGATGACGAACTGAAGCGTCTTTGGGATGCACCTGTAGAAACTGTTGCGCTGCGATGGGGGAGATGA
- a CDS encoding ABC transporter permease — protein sequence MSTSTVSSIPRRLEGFFVKPGSGVAALLVIFIVAMAVTAPSFISPGNFDNIANQMVFVLLLTLGMTIVLIVRGIDLSVGSVMGLSAGVCAFLITQGLIFPLSLLAGIGCGVFCGLLNALMITKLGLPDFVATLAMMGVARGVLFLWTEGTPFTRYMTPEYALVGGQEKLWDFVGVPIVVAAVFCIVISLVLRKSVLGRHLYATGGSPEAARLSGIPVNRVKTYAYLVSGGFAGIAGVILAGRATNVAPTMGNGYEILAITAAIIGGAALTGGRGRMIGAVLGALTITLTSNAMNIIGVSSVWQQFVTGIILLLAVLLDRLTSIFKQRQNNAALERAPREQPVSSVQSTT from the coding sequence ATGTCCACTTCAACAGTTTCGTCCATCCCCCGGCGCCTCGAGGGATTCTTTGTGAAGCCCGGATCCGGCGTGGCCGCTCTCCTGGTCATCTTTATTGTCGCGATGGCGGTGACTGCACCGTCGTTCATTAGCCCCGGAAACTTCGACAACATCGCCAACCAGATGGTGTTCGTGCTCCTGTTGACGCTCGGTATGACCATCGTGCTGATAGTCAGGGGTATCGACCTCTCCGTGGGATCGGTCATGGGCCTTTCTGCCGGCGTCTGCGCGTTCCTGATTACTCAGGGGCTGATCTTCCCACTGTCGCTGCTGGCCGGGATAGGCTGCGGAGTCTTCTGCGGGCTCCTGAACGCCCTCATGATCACCAAGCTGGGCCTGCCCGATTTCGTGGCCACCCTGGCCATGATGGGCGTAGCCCGCGGTGTCCTATTCCTCTGGACCGAAGGCACACCCTTCACCCGGTACATGACACCGGAGTACGCGTTGGTGGGCGGCCAGGAGAAACTGTGGGACTTTGTGGGAGTACCCATTGTGGTGGCTGCGGTGTTCTGCATTGTCATCTCCCTGGTGCTCCGCAAATCTGTGCTGGGACGCCACCTCTACGCCACGGGTGGAAGCCCCGAAGCCGCCCGCCTCTCCGGCATACCCGTCAACCGCGTCAAAACCTACGCCTATCTGGTCAGCGGCGGTTTCGCGGGCATTGCCGGCGTCATCCTTGCTGGGCGAGCCACCAACGTTGCACCCACAATGGGCAACGGTTACGAAATCCTCGCCATCACCGCCGCCATTATCGGCGGGGCCGCCCTCACCGGCGGACGAGGGCGCATGATCGGCGCCGTCCTAGGCGCGCTCACAATCACCCTTACCAGCAACGCCATGAACATCATCGGCGTCAGCTCTGTATGGCAGCAGTTTGTCACCGGAATCATCCTTTTGCTAGCTGTGCTGCTTGACCGCCTTACCAGCATCTTCAAACAAAGACAGAATAATGCGGCGCTCGAACGTGCGCCGCGCGAACAACCCGTTTCATCGGTTCAAAGCACCACCTAA
- a CDS encoding enolase C-terminal domain-like protein, with translation MKITEVKAFPVGVPLDEPLRWGAMEVGVKGGILVQVKTDEGTDGIGEAGFSAEYFPTVGPIINQQLGPMLVGRDPMDIGAIWQDMLEATHMWGRRGIETYALSGIDIALWDLLGKVSNQPVYRLLGASKSRVKAYYAPSLKPTDEIVDEAIAAVELGFCAMKLRNGPSIRNGVDMVARVREAVGPDIDIMVDANMAFDRREALTLAKELEQLDVLWLEEPILARSLTQYVDDHSWLADRVSLKLAGGESLLTRFEYLDLLSKRVFDVLQPDCTSVGGISECKRVADMASSWNLWCVPHIACSSGTGVALAAGLHMILSCENAPMIEFDAYGGPGWDGLLNQPLTATGGYVEAREVPGLGIEFQDGALDKYTLTGARFE, from the coding sequence GTGAAAATCACAGAGGTGAAGGCTTTCCCGGTGGGGGTGCCGCTTGATGAGCCACTCCGCTGGGGGGCCATGGAAGTCGGAGTCAAAGGCGGCATCCTCGTACAGGTCAAGACAGATGAAGGAACCGACGGAATCGGCGAGGCGGGATTTTCCGCGGAGTACTTCCCGACGGTGGGCCCCATCATAAATCAGCAGCTTGGGCCAATGCTGGTGGGACGCGATCCCATGGATATTGGCGCAATTTGGCAGGACATGCTGGAGGCTACACACATGTGGGGCCGTCGCGGAATCGAAACCTATGCTCTGAGTGGTATCGACATAGCCCTCTGGGACCTCCTCGGTAAGGTGAGCAACCAGCCCGTCTACCGCCTGCTTGGTGCCTCCAAATCAAGGGTAAAGGCATATTACGCGCCGTCTCTCAAGCCAACTGATGAGATCGTCGATGAGGCCATCGCCGCCGTCGAACTGGGATTCTGCGCCATGAAGCTGCGCAACGGTCCGAGCATCCGCAACGGTGTCGACATGGTCGCCAGGGTCCGAGAGGCGGTTGGTCCGGATATCGACATAATGGTGGATGCAAACATGGCATTCGACCGCCGTGAGGCCCTCACACTTGCCAAGGAACTCGAGCAACTGGACGTGCTTTGGCTGGAGGAACCCATCTTGGCGCGCAGCCTGACCCAGTATGTGGACGACCATTCATGGTTGGCGGACCGCGTTTCACTCAAACTCGCTGGCGGTGAATCACTGCTCACGCGCTTTGAGTATCTGGACCTGTTGAGTAAGCGGGTTTTCGATGTGCTCCAGCCGGATTGCACGAGCGTAGGCGGAATCTCAGAGTGCAAGCGGGTTGCCGACATGGCCAGCTCCTGGAATCTGTGGTGCGTGCCCCATATCGCCTGCAGTTCCGGCACCGGCGTAGCGCTCGCTGCTGGCCTGCACATGATTCTCAGTTGTGAGAATGCCCCGATGATCGAGTTCGATGCGTACGGCGGGCCCGGGTGGGACGGACTTTTGAACCAACCGCTCACCGCAACCGGAGGTTATGTGGAAGCGCGCGAGGTTCCGGGGCTGGGCATTGAGTTCCAGGACGGCGCCCTCGACAAGTACACGTTGACCGGAGCGCGGTTCGAATAA
- a CDS encoding type 1 glutamine amidotransferase domain-containing protein, giving the protein MSLNGSRIALLIEDEYQILEGWYPLLRLQEAGAEVKVIGSGTKNSYTSKEGYPMEVDAAAADVSASDFDAVVVPGGFAPDNMRLHPEMISLVRDINQSGKLVSAICHGGWVLVSAGVLNGKRATGYLPIKDDVQNAGGTWVDESVVEDGNVITSRTPVDLPNFTRAIIAYLSKSNAESSGGQTRSNATDLSGDPAGAEYEVGAKVSS; this is encoded by the coding sequence ATGAGCTTGAACGGATCACGCATTGCACTGTTGATTGAAGATGAATACCAAATCCTTGAAGGGTGGTATCCGTTGCTCCGCCTCCAGGAGGCCGGCGCGGAGGTCAAAGTAATTGGCAGTGGGACAAAGAATAGTTACACCAGCAAAGAGGGCTACCCCATGGAGGTTGATGCGGCAGCAGCCGATGTCAGCGCCAGCGACTTTGACGCAGTGGTGGTTCCCGGAGGGTTTGCGCCGGACAACATGCGTCTCCACCCGGAGATGATCAGCCTGGTTCGCGATATCAACCAGTCCGGCAAGCTGGTCAGCGCTATCTGCCACGGTGGATGGGTACTCGTCTCCGCCGGAGTTCTGAACGGCAAGAGGGCCACCGGTTACCTGCCCATTAAGGATGACGTCCAGAATGCCGGCGGCACCTGGGTTGATGAATCAGTGGTCGAGGACGGCAACGTAATCACTTCTCGAACTCCGGTGGATCTTCCCAACTTCACCCGGGCCATCATCGCGTACCTCTCCAAGAGCAACGCAGAATCCTCCGGCGGCCAGACCCGCAGCAACGCAACGGATCTCAGCGGGGATCCGGCTGGTGCGGAGTACGAGGTTGGCGCCAAGGTATCTTCCTAA
- the dhaL gene encoding dihydroxyacetone kinase subunit DhaL, translating to MTVEYGEITRADLDRWIREFARRIISEHESLSDLDAASGDADHGSNMERGMTSLLEALGNWDPGQLPGTFLKEVGLHVVESVGGSSGALYGTIFLRLARVVGDAPAVNQRLMVEAFEAAAQGIVDRGKVKRGDKTMFDALSPAVEALRSELTGDRQSWNAAFRAAATAAEGGRDATADMVARRGKSSYARLKSRGVIDPGAASAAMLVCAAAATLGADRDRSSRSEQVLRMS from the coding sequence ATGACTGTGGAATACGGAGAAATCACGCGGGCAGACCTCGACCGCTGGATTCGGGAATTCGCCCGTCGAATCATCAGCGAGCACGAGTCCCTGAGCGACCTCGACGCGGCAAGCGGCGATGCCGACCACGGGTCCAACATGGAGCGTGGCATGACCTCGCTCCTGGAAGCGCTGGGCAACTGGGACCCCGGCCAGTTGCCTGGAACCTTCCTCAAAGAAGTGGGTCTGCATGTTGTCGAATCGGTGGGCGGTTCCAGTGGTGCACTCTATGGAACAATCTTCCTTCGGCTCGCGCGCGTTGTAGGGGATGCGCCCGCGGTTAATCAGCGTCTAATGGTCGAAGCCTTCGAGGCTGCTGCCCAAGGCATTGTGGATAGGGGGAAGGTCAAACGGGGGGACAAGACCATGTTCGATGCCCTGTCGCCTGCAGTTGAAGCATTGCGTAGTGAGCTGACTGGAGATCGTCAGTCGTGGAATGCGGCATTCCGTGCGGCAGCGACTGCAGCTGAGGGGGGCCGCGATGCGACTGCGGATATGGTGGCACGTCGCGGAAAATCCAGCTATGCCCGCCTGAAGTCACGAGGCGTGATTGATCCTGGTGCGGCGTCCGCCGCGATGCTGGTATGTGCTGCTGCGGCCACCCTGGGTGCTGACCGCGACCGATCCTCGCGGAGTGAGCAAGTCCTGAGGATGTCTTAG